The Polaribacter tangerinus genome has a segment encoding these proteins:
- a CDS encoding TetR/AcrR family transcriptional regulator codes for MTDKILEISKDLFLNLGFKSVTMDEIASKLGVSKKTIYKYFKNKTELVGAVTDYMFHTICFGIDRICEKKQNPIEELFSIKKMVMEHLKDEKSSPQYQLQKYYPKIYASLKQKQFQVMQTTIKDNLSRGIELNLFRENINVDFVARIYFYGMNGIKDQTVFPLTNFSKNELMLNYLEYHLRGIATEKGIQELENQLKQS; via the coding sequence ATGACAGATAAAATACTAGAAATATCGAAAGATTTATTTTTAAATCTTGGTTTTAAAAGTGTAACAATGGATGAAATTGCTAGTAAATTAGGCGTTTCTAAAAAAACCATTTACAAATACTTTAAAAACAAAACCGAATTGGTGGGTGCTGTAACCGACTACATGTTTCATACTATTTGCTTTGGAATTGATAGAATTTGCGAAAAAAAGCAAAATCCGATTGAAGAATTATTTTCAATAAAAAAAATGGTTATGGAGCATTTAAAAGACGAAAAATCTTCTCCGCAATATCAATTGCAAAAATACTACCCTAAAATTTATGCTTCTTTAAAGCAGAAACAATTTCAGGTAATGCAAACCACTATTAAAGATAATTTAAGCAGAGGTATTGAATTAAATCTCTTTAGAGAAAATATAAATGTAGACTTTGTAGCTCGAATTTATTTTTACGGAATGAACGGAATAAAAGACCAAACAGTTTTTCCGCTTACCAACTTCTCTAAAAACGAATTAATGCTCAATTATTTAGAATATCATTTAAGAGGAATTGCCACAGAAAAAGGAATACAAGAATTAGAAAATCAATTAAAACAATCATAA
- a CDS encoding polyprenyl synthetase family protein, with protein sequence MDILHYQKDFLEFLNNKEWVREPKNLYEPIDYILQLGGKRIRPILTLMAADIFSDDYKKALPAALAIEVFHNFTLVHDDIMDAAPLRRGKATVHEKWDVNTGILSGDAMLILAYQYFENYNPEVFHQLAKLFSKTALEVCDGQQLDVDFETRNDVTIPEYINMIRLKTSVLVAAALKMGAIVAETNTENANLIYDFGLNLGLAFQLQDDFLDTFGNPETFGKQVGGDIIENKKTYLYLKALEVANEEDKGKLSYYYRRKLKENTVKIADVRRIFEQNNIPKLIKVAIEQYTNNAFDTLTKMDISDSSKTNLKNFGLWLMNRSV encoded by the coding sequence TTGGATATTTTACATTATCAAAAAGACTTTCTTGAGTTTTTAAACAATAAAGAATGGGTAAGAGAGCCTAAAAATCTTTACGAACCTATCGATTATATTTTGCAGTTAGGCGGAAAAAGAATTCGTCCTATATTAACTTTAATGGCGGCAGATATTTTTTCTGATGATTATAAAAAAGCCCTGCCAGCAGCACTTGCTATAGAGGTTTTTCATAATTTCACATTGGTGCATGACGATATTATGGATGCGGCTCCCTTGCGTAGAGGAAAAGCTACCGTACATGAAAAATGGGATGTAAATACGGGTATTCTTTCTGGTGATGCAATGCTGATTCTTGCGTATCAATATTTCGAAAATTATAATCCTGAAGTTTTCCACCAATTAGCCAAACTATTCAGTAAAACTGCTTTAGAGGTTTGCGACGGACAGCAGTTAGATGTCGATTTCGAAACTAGAAACGACGTTACAATACCCGAGTATATAAACATGATTCGTTTAAAAACATCTGTTTTAGTTGCCGCAGCCCTAAAAATGGGAGCAATTGTTGCAGAAACTAATACCGAAAATGCCAATTTAATTTACGATTTTGGTTTAAATTTAGGTCTGGCTTTTCAGCTACAAGATGATTTTTTAGACACTTTCGGAAATCCTGAAACTTTTGGAAAGCAAGTAGGAGGAGATATTATAGAAAATAAAAAAACATACTTGTACTTAAAAGCATTAGAAGTAGCTAATGAGGAGGATAAAGGAAAATTGAGCTATTATTACCGAAGAAAACTAAAGGAAAATACCGTTAAAATAGCTGATGTTCGCAGAATTTTTGAGCAAAACAATATTCCTAAGTTAATTAAAGTTGCTATTGAACAATATACCAACAACGCTTTTGATACGCTTACAAAAATGGATATTTCGGACAGCTCAAAAACGAATTTAAAAAACTTTGGTTTGTGGTTAATGAACAGATCTGTTTAA
- a CDS encoding 5' nucleotidase, NT5C type, whose protein sequence is MKKTVFIDMDGVIVDFGYQVKKINADETIAPELKKNPDLVKDVFKDPPPIQGAIDAIKKLYQSNKYNLFIATTAPWENPESLTHKRIWLEKYFEDIFKKKLFTTHRKDLLIGDFLIDDRHANGAIDFKGELLHFGWNYEKEVWNEYKNWDMILKRLL, encoded by the coding sequence ATGAAAAAAACTGTTTTTATAGATATGGATGGGGTTATTGTTGATTTTGGTTATCAGGTTAAAAAAATAAATGCCGATGAAACTATTGCTCCAGAGCTTAAAAAAAATCCGGATTTAGTAAAGGATGTATTCAAAGATCCTCCTCCAATACAAGGAGCAATAGATGCCATAAAAAAGCTATATCAATCTAATAAATACAACCTATTTATTGCTACTACAGCACCGTGGGAGAATCCGGAAAGTTTAACACATAAAAGAATATGGTTGGAAAAGTATTTTGAGGATATTTTTAAAAAGAAACTTTTTACTACCCACAGAAAAGATTTGCTAATTGGCGATTTTTTAATTGATGATAGACACGCAAATGGTGCTATCGATTTTAAAGGTGAGCTTCTACATTTTGGGTGGAACTACGAAAAAGAAGTTTGGAATGAATATAAAAATTGGGACATGATTTTAAAACGATTATTATAA
- a CDS encoding purine-cytosine permease family protein produces MSQVSIESEQIEDIAGGEFEREPVPKSKLKGWKSFIGMYAGEHAAGTEFMIGPLFLTAGVSAFDLIIGLLLGNLLAVVSWRFLTAEIAVKNRLTLYYQLEKICGKKLVTGYNLANGILFCFLAGSMITVSATAVGIPFNMSMPTLTDTLPNGTTWILIVIAIGAVISVIAARGYDTVTKAANWMSPIIVLAFIACGIVALNQLHVTSFSDFWNIWGEGSTPFPGQIKFTFWHVVIWSWFANGAMHIGMSDLSVFRFAKEAKAGWATAAGMYVGHYMAWIAAALLYAVYLKSPEALAFLSNGEAPPVAPGPLANNAIGVFGIIAVVLAGWTTANPTIYRAGLAFQAILPKLSTAKVTIIAGTVATIAGLFPAFAMKLLGFVALYGFILAPVGAVIAFEHFFAEKFGIQKNYAAVAGIQINKAVLFAWLISFGLFYFIHLQFDVFLSFVTLPSWLLSGVLFLVFSKYLQRKKKKQ; encoded by the coding sequence ATGAGTCAAGTTAGTATAGAATCTGAACAAATAGAAGATATTGCTGGCGGAGAGTTTGAGAGAGAACCAGTACCAAAATCGAAATTAAAAGGTTGGAAAAGTTTTATTGGCATGTATGCTGGTGAGCATGCAGCAGGTACAGAGTTTATGATTGGGCCTTTGTTTTTAACAGCTGGTGTAAGCGCCTTTGATTTAATTATTGGGTTGCTTCTTGGTAACTTACTTGCTGTAGTAAGTTGGCGATTTTTAACGGCAGAAATTGCTGTAAAAAATCGATTGACATTGTATTATCAATTAGAAAAAATTTGCGGTAAAAAACTCGTAACGGGTTATAATTTGGCAAACGGTATTTTGTTTTGCTTTTTGGCTGGCTCAATGATTACTGTTTCTGCAACTGCCGTTGGTATTCCTTTTAATATGTCAATGCCAACATTAACCGATACATTACCAAACGGAACTACTTGGATACTTATTGTTATTGCAATTGGCGCCGTAATTTCTGTAATTGCTGCAAGAGGATATGACACCGTAACGAAAGCAGCTAATTGGATGTCGCCAATAATAGTTTTGGCTTTTATTGCCTGCGGTATTGTAGCTTTAAACCAGTTACATGTAACTAGTTTTTCAGATTTTTGGAATATTTGGGGTGAAGGCTCCACTCCTTTTCCAGGACAAATAAAATTTACTTTTTGGCACGTTGTAATTTGGTCTTGGTTTGCCAATGGTGCCATGCATATTGGCATGTCTGACTTGTCGGTATTTAGGTTTGCAAAAGAGGCAAAAGCCGGCTGGGCAACTGCTGCCGGAATGTATGTTGGACATTATATGGCATGGATTGCTGCTGCTTTATTATACGCCGTTTATTTAAAATCGCCAGAGGCATTGGCATTTTTAAGTAACGGAGAAGCACCACCCGTTGCTCCTGGTCCATTAGCAAATAATGCTATTGGTGTATTTGGTATTATTGCTGTTGTTTTGGCTGGTTGGACAACCGCTAACCCTACAATATACCGAGCAGGATTGGCTTTTCAGGCAATTTTACCTAAACTTTCTACCGCCAAAGTAACTATTATTGCAGGGACTGTAGCTACCATTGCAGGGCTGTTTCCTGCTTTTGCCATGAAACTACTTGGCTTTGTTGCCTTATATGGTTTTATTTTAGCTCCTGTGGGTGCTGTAATTGCATTTGAACATTTCTTTGCTGAAAAATTCGGAATTCAAAAAAATTACGCAGCTGTTGCCGGCATACAAATTAACAAAGCTGTGTTATTTGCTTGGTTAATTAGTTTTGGTCTCTTTTATTTTATCCACTTACAGTTTGATGTTTTTTTATCTTTTGTTACGCTACCTTCTTGGCTTTTAAGCGGTGTGCTATTTTTAGTATTTAGTAAATATTTACAACGTAAAAAAAAGAAACAATAA
- a CDS encoding alpha-hydroxy acid oxidase, with the protein MALNINTKYPSVDDLRNRAKKKIPKFAFEYLDGGCNEDVNLHRNTSELREVQLKPNYLKNHGGSSTKTTLFGVEYDAPFGIAPVGLQGLMWPNSPEILAKAAFNHNIPFILSTVTTTSIERAAELTEGKAWFQLYHPTKDSLRNDLLKRAESAGCPVLVILCDVPSFGFRPRDIRNGLAMPPKMNVSNILQALGRPHWSLETLKHGIPNFANLLPYMPKNLDLKQLGKFMDETFSGRLNEEKIKPIRDMWKGKIVLKGVASHYDAEQAIRLGLDGIIVSNHGGRQLDAGESTIKPLASIAAKYGDQIEVMMDSGIRSGVDVARSLASGAKFTFMGRSFMYGVAALGNKGGDHTISLIKAELQQVMEQVCCEKVKDFPNHLI; encoded by the coding sequence ATGGCACTAAACATAAATACTAAGTATCCGTCTGTCGACGACTTAAGAAATAGAGCAAAGAAAAAAATTCCGAAATTTGCTTTCGAATATTTAGATGGTGGTTGTAACGAAGATGTAAATTTACATAGAAATACATCCGAATTAAGAGAAGTTCAGTTAAAGCCAAACTATTTGAAAAATCATGGCGGCTCATCAACAAAAACAACATTATTTGGAGTAGAATATGACGCTCCTTTTGGTATTGCCCCTGTTGGTTTACAAGGATTAATGTGGCCAAATTCTCCAGAAATACTTGCAAAAGCTGCTTTTAACCATAACATTCCGTTTATTTTAAGCACCGTTACTACTACAAGTATAGAAAGAGCTGCCGAGCTTACAGAAGGAAAAGCTTGGTTTCAACTATATCATCCAACAAAAGACAGTTTACGAAACGACCTATTAAAAAGAGCTGAATCGGCAGGCTGCCCCGTTTTAGTAATTCTTTGTGATGTACCTAGCTTTGGTTTTAGACCCAGAGATATAAGAAACGGATTGGCAATGCCACCAAAAATGAATGTCAGTAATATTTTACAAGCTTTAGGTAGGCCACACTGGAGCCTAGAAACCTTAAAACACGGAATTCCGAATTTTGCTAATTTACTGCCTTATATGCCTAAAAATTTAGATTTAAAACAGTTAGGTAAATTTATGGATGAAACTTTTTCTGGGAGGTTAAACGAAGAAAAAATAAAGCCAATTCGTGATATGTGGAAAGGAAAAATTGTTCTAAAAGGAGTTGCATCACACTATGATGCAGAGCAAGCTATTCGATTGGGTTTAGACGGAATTATTGTTTCCAACCATGGCGGTCGTCAATTAGATGCTGGTGAATCTACCATAAAACCTCTAGCGTCTATTGCTGCAAAATATGGAGATCAAATAGAAGTAATGATGGATAGTGGAATACGGTCTGGTGTCGATGTAGCAAGGTCTTTGGCATCTGGTGCAAAATTTACTTTTATGGGACGTTCTTTTATGTACGGAGTTGCTGCCTTAGGCAACAAAGGTGGCGACCATACAATTTCTTTAATTAAAGCAGAACTGCAACAAGTAATGGAGCAAGTTTGCTGTGAAAAAGTAAAAGATTTTCCGAATCACTTAATTTAA
- a CDS encoding FGGY-family carbohydrate kinase, with translation MKQKVTAVFDIGKTNKKFFLFDKNFKEVYREYSSFEEIKDEDGYPTENLAALQTWLKDIFDSILKSEEYTIKAINFSTYGASFVHLDENGEVLTPLYNYTKEIDSNLIDDFYKKYGPELEFTRITGSPKSGLLNSGMQLYWLKHTKPEIFKKIKYSLHLPQYLSYIFTGIPFSEYTSIGCHTSLWNYEIKDYHDWVYKEEIHKILPPIVSTETSVNMNYNGTRIKIGVGIHDSSSALLPYVRSIKKPFVLVSTGTWSIALNPFSAVPLSTKETTEGCINYMRINGKPVKSSRLFLGNEYKIQVQKMAAKFGVSKDYHKSVTFNYEAYSEIIKDFEYAFKWVSFSDKNMPSKTNYSYHSFEHAYHHLMIELVQLQVQSIQRISKTQDIDRLYVDGGFSDNDVYIKLLSHYLRGMKLRTTKASLGSALGAAIAISDSKLNSKFLKKNYSLKKHVPFIIK, from the coding sequence ATGAAACAAAAAGTTACTGCCGTTTTCGATATTGGAAAAACAAACAAGAAATTCTTTCTTTTTGATAAAAACTTTAAAGAAGTATATAGAGAGTACTCTTCCTTTGAAGAAATTAAAGACGAAGATGGTTATCCAACAGAAAATCTTGCTGCTTTACAAACTTGGTTAAAAGATATTTTTGATAGCATTTTAAAAAGTGAAGAATACACTATTAAAGCTATTAATTTTTCTACATACGGTGCAAGCTTTGTACATTTAGATGAAAACGGAGAGGTATTAACTCCTTTATACAACTATACTAAAGAAATTGATAGTAATTTAATTGATGATTTTTATAAAAAATACGGTCCAGAATTAGAATTTACTAGAATTACAGGCTCCCCAAAATCGGGACTTTTAAATTCTGGAATGCAACTATATTGGTTGAAACATACAAAGCCAGAAATTTTTAAAAAAATAAAATACTCATTGCATTTGCCTCAGTATTTAAGCTATATTTTTACCGGAATTCCGTTTAGTGAATATACAAGTATTGGCTGTCATACTTCTTTGTGGAATTACGAAATTAAAGATTATCACGATTGGGTTTATAAAGAAGAAATTCATAAAATATTACCACCAATAGTCTCTACCGAAACAAGTGTAAATATGAACTATAATGGCACAAGAATTAAAATTGGAGTTGGCATTCATGATAGTTCCTCTGCCCTACTTCCGTATGTTAGAAGTATTAAAAAGCCTTTCGTTTTGGTGTCTACAGGTACTTGGTCTATTGCCCTAAATCCTTTTTCTGCGGTTCCATTATCGACTAAAGAAACAACAGAGGGTTGTATCAATTACATGCGTATAAATGGGAAACCTGTAAAGTCTTCTCGCTTATTTTTAGGCAATGAATATAAAATTCAAGTACAAAAAATGGCCGCAAAATTTGGAGTTTCTAAAGACTATCATAAAAGCGTAACATTTAATTATGAAGCATATTCAGAAATTATAAAAGATTTTGAATATGCTTTTAAATGGGTTTCTTTTTCTGATAAAAATATGCCTTCGAAAACAAACTACTCTTACCATTCTTTTGAACATGCATATCATCATTTAATGATAGAATTGGTGCAGTTACAAGTACAAAGTATTCAACGAATTTCTAAAACTCAAGATATTGATAGGCTTTATGTAGATGGTGGTTTTTCTGATAACGATGTGTATATAAAATTACTATCTCATTATTTAAGAGGCATGAAGTTACGAACTACAAAAGCCTCTTTAGGTTCTGCATTAGGTGCGGCAATAGCAATTTCAGATTCGAAATTAAATTCTAAATTTTTAAAAAAGAACTATTCTTTAAAAAAGCATGTTCCTTTTATTATAAAATAA
- a CDS encoding sugar isomerase — MRLTQQQIEDANKSELATHNNSYNFLADILTKQGKDVATIVSKLSNFQVAVPSWALGAGGTRFGRFSFYGEPSTLAQKIDDIGILHQLTQTAGAVSLHIPWDIPSDYAAIKEQADTLNIKFDAVNSNTFQDQKNAKESYKYGSLSNTSKAVREQAIAHNLEVINIGNKLGSKSLTVWLADGSCFPGQNNFQTALQHTQNSLQDIYHGLPDDWKLLIEYKPYEPNFYSTVIQDWGTSFMLANECGEKAFSLVDLGHHLPNSNIEQIVSILMLKGKLGGFHFNDSKYGDDDVTVGSIKPYALFLIFNELVYGMENNPQNPDLAWMIDASHNVKDPLEDLIQSLEAIQEAYAKALLVDQKALKNAQLENDVVKCQEILQGAFRTDVRPLLSSARLKTGGAINPILSYRSLKVREGLIKERGKNTIATGL; from the coding sequence ATGAGACTAACTCAACAACAAATAGAAGACGCTAATAAAAGTGAATTAGCTACTCACAATAATAGTTATAATTTCTTAGCAGATATATTAACAAAACAAGGTAAAGATGTTGCTACAATAGTATCTAAACTCTCTAATTTTCAAGTAGCAGTTCCTAGTTGGGCATTGGGTGCCGGAGGAACAAGATTTGGAAGATTTTCTTTTTACGGAGAACCCTCTACCTTAGCACAAAAAATAGATGATATTGGTATTTTACACCAATTAACACAAACTGCTGGTGCTGTTTCTTTACATATTCCATGGGATATTCCTTCTGATTATGCAGCAATAAAAGAACAAGCAGATACTTTAAATATTAAATTCGATGCCGTTAATTCAAATACTTTTCAAGATCAAAAAAACGCAAAAGAAAGTTACAAATATGGCTCTTTAAGCAATACTAGCAAAGCTGTAAGAGAACAAGCAATTGCCCATAATTTAGAAGTTATAAATATTGGAAATAAACTTGGTTCTAAAAGTTTAACCGTTTGGCTGGCAGATGGTTCTTGTTTTCCTGGACAAAATAACTTTCAAACCGCATTACAACACACACAGAATAGCTTACAAGATATTTACCATGGATTACCAGATGATTGGAAGCTTTTAATTGAGTACAAACCTTACGAACCAAATTTTTACAGTACTGTAATACAAGATTGGGGAACTTCTTTTATGTTGGCTAATGAGTGCGGAGAAAAAGCTTTTTCTTTGGTAGATTTAGGTCATCATTTACCAAATTCGAATATAGAACAAATTGTTTCTATTTTAATGTTAAAAGGAAAACTAGGTGGTTTTCATTTTAATGATAGCAAATATGGTGATGATGATGTAACTGTTGGAAGTATAAAACCTTACGCACTTTTCTTAATTTTTAATGAGTTGGTTTACGGTATGGAAAACAATCCTCAAAATCCAGATTTGGCATGGATGATAGACGCAAGCCATAATGTAAAAGATCCTTTAGAAGATTTAATTCAATCTTTAGAAGCCATACAAGAGGCATATGCAAAAGCTTTATTGGTAGACCAAAAAGCACTAAAAAACGCACAATTAGAAAATGATGTTGTTAAATGTCAAGAAATTTTACAAGGTGCTTTTAGAACAGACGTAAGACCATTATTGTCATCAGCTAGATTAAAAACAGGAGGAGCAATAAATCCAATTTTAAGCTACCGAAGTTTAAAAGTTAGAGAAGGTTTAATTAAAGAAAGAGGTAAAAACACCATCGCAACAGGCTTGTAA
- a CDS encoding bifunctional aldolase/short-chain dehydrogenase, whose translation MKTNTKTFKYVDYLWDDEKAASLGNDQVALFLYRSNILGADLRITNYGGGNTSCKTIEKDPLTNQDVEVMWVKGSGGDIGTLDRAGIAGLYTSRLRDLKNVYQGLHDEDRMVGLFNHCIYDLNSKAPSIDTPLHGLLPFAHIDHLHPDALIAVAAAKDSEKVTKEIWGDTMGWVPWQKPGFDLGLQLEKCLADNPRIRGIVLGSHGLFTWGNTSYESYINSLEVIEMASEYIDKKIKEKGSVFGGQKVISLPAEERKEKAAQLMPLLRGLCSSENRMIGHFSDTDVVLEFINSNDLERLAPMGTSCPDHFLRTKIQPLVLTLDKNEDLSDADAIRKKLTPAFEAYRKEYEDYYNTCKKDNSPAIRDANPVIIIYPGVGMFSFAKNKQTTRVANEFYINAINVMRGAEAISAYTSLPRQEAFDIEYWLLEEAKLQRMPKEKPLSRKVALVTGAGGGIGKAIADKLAAEGANIVLTDINENSLIEANATYKRDVATYAVCDVTDTESIANAYKKACLEFGGVDIIVHSAGLAISKSLEETTNKDWNILQNILVKGQFELAQQAVNIMRKQALGGDYISIASKNGLVAGPNNVAYGTAKAAQQHMVRLLAAELGKDKIRVNTVNPDGVIVGSKIWEGTWAEGRAKANGITVEELPAFYAKRNLLNEIIRPEDIANGVFSLVGILDKSTGNIINVDGGMANAFVR comes from the coding sequence ATGAAAACCAATACAAAAACATTTAAGTACGTAGACTACTTGTGGGATGATGAAAAGGCAGCCTCATTAGGTAACGATCAGGTGGCGTTATTTTTATATCGTTCTAATATTTTAGGTGCAGATTTAAGAATAACCAATTATGGAGGTGGAAACACAAGTTGTAAAACGATAGAAAAAGATCCGCTTACAAACCAAGACGTAGAGGTGATGTGGGTAAAAGGTTCTGGTGGAGATATTGGTACTTTAGATAGAGCAGGAATTGCAGGTTTGTATACAAGTCGATTGCGAGATTTAAAAAACGTTTACCAAGGTTTGCATGACGAAGATAGAATGGTAGGGCTTTTTAATCATTGTATTTATGATTTAAACAGTAAAGCACCATCTATAGATACTCCTTTACACGGTTTATTACCTTTTGCACATATCGATCATTTACATCCGGATGCTTTAATTGCTGTAGCTGCCGCAAAAGACAGTGAAAAAGTAACTAAAGAAATCTGGGGAGATACTATGGGATGGGTGCCTTGGCAAAAACCTGGTTTTGACCTTGGTCTTCAATTAGAAAAATGTTTAGCAGACAATCCTAGAATTAGAGGAATTGTATTGGGTTCTCATGGCTTATTTACATGGGGAAACACCTCTTATGAATCGTATATAAATAGTTTAGAGGTAATAGAGATGGCCTCTGAATATATTGATAAAAAAATTAAAGAAAAAGGCAGTGTTTTTGGTGGACAAAAAGTAATAAGTTTACCGGCAGAAGAAAGGAAAGAAAAAGCGGCACAATTAATGCCGCTATTAAGAGGATTGTGTTCATCTGAAAACAGAATGATTGGTCATTTCTCAGATACAGATGTAGTTTTAGAATTCATAAATAGTAACGATCTAGAGCGTTTGGCACCTATGGGAACTTCTTGTCCAGACCACTTTTTAAGAACAAAAATTCAACCTTTAGTTTTAACATTAGATAAGAATGAAGATCTTTCTGATGCTGATGCAATTCGCAAAAAACTAACACCAGCATTTGAAGCTTACCGAAAAGAATATGAAGATTATTACAACACGTGTAAGAAAGATAATAGTCCGGCAATAAGAGATGCAAATCCGGTAATAATTATTTACCCAGGTGTAGGAATGTTTAGTTTTGCTAAAAACAAACAAACTACCCGAGTTGCCAACGAATTTTACATTAATGCAATAAATGTAATGCGAGGTGCAGAAGCTATTTCTGCTTATACTTCGTTGCCAAGACAAGAAGCCTTTGATATTGAATATTGGCTTCTAGAAGAAGCAAAACTTCAACGCATGCCAAAAGAAAAACCATTATCTAGAAAGGTTGCTCTTGTCACTGGTGCTGGTGGTGGAATTGGAAAAGCTATTGCAGATAAATTAGCTGCAGAAGGCGCAAATATTGTGCTTACAGATATTAACGAGAATAGTTTAATAGAGGCAAATGCTACTTACAAAAGAGATGTTGCTACCTATGCTGTTTGCGATGTTACAGATACAGAGTCTATTGCAAACGCCTATAAAAAGGCTTGTTTAGAATTTGGTGGCGTAGATATTATTGTACACAGTGCCGGATTGGCAATTTCTAAATCATTAGAAGAAACAACAAACAAAGATTGGAATATTCTACAAAATATTCTGGTTAAAGGTCAGTTTGAGCTTGCTCAACAAGCTGTAAATATCATGAGAAAACAAGCCCTTGGGGGAGATTATATTTCTATAGCTAGTAAAAACGGATTGGTTGCAGGACCAAATAATGTTGCTTACGGAACTGCAAAAGCTGCACAACAACACATGGTTCGTTTGTTGGCTGCAGAACTAGGTAAAGACAAAATTAGAGTAAATACCGTAAATCCTGATGGAGTAATCGTTGGAAGTAAAATTTGGGAAGGTACTTGGGCAGAGGGTAGAGCAAAAGCAAACGGAATTACTGTTGAAGAACTTCCTGCCTTTTATGCAAAAAGAAACCTGTTAAACGAAATTATTAGACCCGAAGATATTGCAAATGGTGTATTCTCTTTAGTAGGAATTCTAGACAAATCTACCGGAAACATTATAAATGTAGATGGAGGAATGGCAAATGCTTTTGTAAGATAA
- a CDS encoding GntR family transcriptional regulator, which yields MFNFITIDENSRIPKYQQIVNEIIANISNGNLVIDQRIPSINKFSEEFYLSRDTVEKAYNILKKRNIISSIKGKGYYITRTKLISKVNILFLINKLSSYKLRVYNSFIDSIGPNTHTDLHIYHCDESLFLNLIAKNKSAYDYFIIMPHFKTESLNHTSYTDKVIQALKDISKEKLVILDNLKEGMQGGSVEIFQDFENDIYDALSEAHVKLKKYKNLILFYPTKTVYPYPKRILNGFRKFCFEHNIDFQYLEEVYEDIIIKKGDLFVTIEESDLVNLVKQIREDEFILGEEVGIISYNDTPLKELLGITVVSTDFKIMGHTAAKMILEKEKGQFKVPFNFIDRNSL from the coding sequence ATGTTCAATTTTATTACTATTGATGAAAATTCTAGAATTCCAAAATATCAGCAAATTGTAAACGAAATTATAGCAAATATATCAAATGGTAATTTGGTAATAGACCAAAGAATTCCCTCGATAAATAAATTTAGTGAAGAGTTTTATTTATCGAGAGATACCGTCGAAAAAGCATATAATATTTTAAAAAAAAGAAATATTATTTCATCAATAAAAGGAAAAGGGTATTACATTACCAGAACAAAATTGATTTCTAAGGTTAATATTTTGTTTTTGATTAATAAGTTAAGCTCTTATAAGTTAAGAGTTTATAATTCATTTATTGATAGTATAGGTCCTAATACGCATACAGATCTTCACATATATCATTGTGATGAATCGTTGTTTTTAAATTTGATAGCAAAGAATAAGTCTGCCTATGACTATTTTATTATTATGCCTCATTTTAAAACAGAGTCTTTAAACCACACTAGTTATACAGATAAAGTTATTCAAGCTCTGAAAGATATTTCAAAAGAGAAACTTGTAATTTTAGATAATTTAAAAGAGGGAATGCAAGGTGGATCTGTAGAAATTTTTCAAGATTTTGAAAATGATATTTATGATGCGTTGAGTGAAGCTCATGTTAAGTTAAAAAAGTATAAAAATTTAATTTTATTTTATCCGACTAAAACAGTATATCCTTATCCTAAGAGAATTCTGAATGGTTTTAGAAAATTTTGTTTTGAGCACAATATTGATTTTCAATATTTGGAAGAGGTCTATGAGGATATTATTATTAAAAAAGGAGATTTATTTGTAACAATAGAAGAGTCTGACTTAGTTAATCTGGTGAAACAAATAAGAGAAGATGAATTTATTTTAGGAGAAGAGGTTGGTATTATTTCCTACAATGATACTCCTTTAAAAGAGCTTTTAGGTATTACAGTGGTGTCTACAGATTTTAAAATTATGGGACATACAGCAGCAAAAATGATATTAGAAAAGGAGAAAGGACAGTTTAAAGTTCCATTCAATTTTATTGATAGAAATTCTCTTTAA